In Cotesia glomerata isolate CgM1 linkage group LG3, MPM_Cglom_v2.3, whole genome shotgun sequence, one genomic interval encodes:
- the LOC123260345 gene encoding rho GTPase-activating protein 32 isoform X2, whose product MMRRVLSGCSSCSSQFESLGCNRSEDFDTPVSSGSNMGSVARFPKLDECAHFHYEHVELTDLEVSVTEVPNDSSFAVRVTSGDACWTLQRSYENFIMFDRQLHRCIYDRKFSSLAKLPEVEPDNTQDLLAAYLKHFSNLNHDGLNCGPVLNWLQLDNRGRRILVPESDSCPINTPAVAAAYAVRPYTAQAQDEISFQVGDMISVIDMPPPGESNWWRGKKGFAVGFFPADCVAVIGDKVPRHLTVSNIVRSKLPVKPVLRKHGKLIAFFRSFILNRPSRRRLKQSGILKERVFGCDLGEHLLNSGQDVPAVLKCCAEFIETHGLVDGIYRLSGVTSNIQRLRHAFDEDRVPALHSDESILQDIHSVASLLKMYFRELPNPLCTYQLYSTFVTAVQANTDAERLRRMRDAVRKLPPPHYRTLEYLMRHLVRVAARGADTGMTPRNVAIVWAPNLLRCKELEVGGVAALQGVGVQAVVTEFLVCYAELIFGDGPVGRPKSLAITTPARLLSLEEARNRSLRNDSEYIEVGAGPAGLPAHYHTVIELPRKRNGSKRSPSLNWRAIFGRGGFGARGKTRQVGTPPQIEALSSSLNAMRRLRPVKSADSLDGEDNLGPLMGPPPNRPCGHSRSVSHDSYFDHLADAPSSVSPLDLSEIQLNFDLEEREMRMFSEEESGGVASVEASPRRQRNDGSLCIAVSGGSKRKRSRLEERLHCEVELRFIDSQSPDQIMVSADIHGIETPSPLTTPGYLPLLSEASTPISPSTLQATPISLTPKTGNSPRISFRSFTLPLDLDDQSCHTQISKEDLSSEKLSLDPPSQRLSINLDDHNSVKSYERIKTCESHESSPKINDIKKSSDNLIATLSDQEMTSCDVLNLTCATEKNLFSDDSAMSFQEEKFNCSSQNCCDLMNQSPPDNMINLENVDIDSCLIIDQNEPVDMPSSSVTDLDSPMSCEQTIEDLPDSGFVICDNSDKVFTNVDTQTLTNNKSSSEEWVMVEKTNESVNRLTSVESSSKDQLEGTVDSGIEKNSPQQSCVSDNISRTSLDLTMGLTGDTSTSCIATTDPIDSSILQQESTEISLDMSENKSNNGSDLRNGNNRCCSESAINLVSHHDSEKMEHGHECCSYNLRLDNENVYRCNLNESSQVMLGKSSIENNHLNYESINSNKDVQCIRTSNYLSNIERSNITEDKSCFNRCQDIRHSFSHSSRKSQPTSHHMYLSQRNSNTQIRDNEEVVIQSENAAEAHEIAHDPEGASETTSLDSSYTFSNASSPIDDSVVLRDTAAILQELALQRLSGGVGSETPLHSPKNLESDGIRERRSFEIGIKRENVTDKKTKVEDDCLRGKSEEQSNNGTQHLPPCLRARQARATRAALSRSLDEDKFNRMTSESVRMPQKQLSDDSQHNSTPNVGGHLLSSSQSTEKLQSRNLGIDLGDPRCRERIEKYKEERRMFLRDKYRSESFRGSTSRNEDDGELLARLKQRATRPPH is encoded by the exons ATGATGCGACGTGTTCTTAGTGGTTGCAGCAGCTGTTCAAGTCAATTTGAG agTTTGGGATGCAATCGATCAGAAGATTTTGATACACCAGTTAGCTCAGGTAGCAACATGGGAAGTGTGGCGAGGTTTCCAAAACTTGATGAGTGTGCTCATTTTCATTACGAGCATGTAGAACTTACTGATCTTGAg gtTTCAGTTACTGAAGTGCCAAACGATTCAAGTTTTGCAGTACGCGTTACTTCAGGTGACGCTTGTTGGACACTTCAACGTTCGtacgaaaattttattatgtttgaTAGGCAACTACATCGTTGTATTTATGACCGCAAGTTCTCATCGCTTGCTAAACTACCAGAAGTTGAACCAGACAATACTCAAGATTTGTTGGCAGCTTATCTCAAGcacttttcaaatttgaatcACGATGGATTAAATTGTGGACCCGTACTCAACTGGCTACAGTTGGATAATCGTGGTAGAAGAATTCTAGTTCCTGAATCAGACTCGTGTCCAATTAATACACCAGCTGTAGCAGCTGCTTATGCGGTTAGGCCGTATACTGCTCAAGCACAGGATGAAATATCTTTTCAG GTTGGAGATATGATATCAGTTATTGACATGCCACCACCAGGAGAGAGTAATTGGTGGCGTGGCAAAAAAGGTTTTGCCGTTGGTTTTTTTCCTGCTGATTGCGTCGCGGTGATTGGTGACAAAGTACCTCGTCACTTGACCGTGTCTAATATTGTACGTTCAAAGTTACCCGTTAAACCCGTTCTCAGAAAACATGGAAAGCTTATTGCTTTTTTTAGGTCTTTTATTCTTAATAGACCTTCTAGGAGACGATTAAAACAATCTGGAATTCTTAAAGAACGAGTTTTTGGATGTGATTTGGGAGAACATCTTCTTAATTCTGGTCAAGATG TACCAGCTGTGTTGAAGTGTTGTGCAGAGTTCATTGAAACACATGGATTGGTAGACGGTATTTATCGCTTAAGTGGTGTAACATCAAATATTCAACGGCTACGTCATGCATTTGATGAAGATCGCGTTCCTGCTTTGCATTCAGATGAGAGTATACTTCAAGATATTCATTCGGTAGCATCACTCTTGAAAATGTACTTTAGAGAGTTACCTAATCCATTATGTACCTATCAGCTTTACTCTACTTTTGTCACTGCCGTTCAAGCTAATACAGATGCGGAAAGATTAAGAAGAATGAGAGATGCCGTTAGAAAACTACCTCCTCCACACTACAG aacATTGGAGTATTTAATGCGACATTTAGTAAGAGTCGCAGCACGTGGGGCTGATACAGGTATGACACCACGAAATGTTGCAATCGTTTGGGCTCCTAATCTATTGCGATGCAAGGAACTTGAAGTTGGTGGTGTAGCAGCACTACAAGGTGTCGGTGTTCAAGCTGTAGTTACAGAATTTCTTGTTTGTTATGCGGAATTAATATTCGGTGATGGCCCAGTTGGTCGACCTAAATCATTGGCAATTACCACTCCTGCTCGATTATTGAGCCTTGAAGAAGCGAGAAACCGTTCTTTGCGAAATGATTCGGAGTACATTGAAGTAGGTGCCGGACCAGCTGGCTTACCTGCACACTATCACACAGTGATTGAGCTACCAAGAAAACGGAATGGTTCAAAACGTTCACCTTCATTAAACTGGCGTGCAATTTTTGGACGTGGTGGTTTTGGAGCGCGTGGTAAAACAAGACAAGTAGGAACTCCACCACAAATAGAAGCTTTATCAAGTTCTCTTAATGCTATGCGACGATTAAGACCGGTTAAAAGTGCTGACAGTCTTGATGGAGAAGATAATCTCGGTCCTTTGATGGGCCCACCACCCAACAGACCATGTGGTCACAGTCGATCAGTTTCACATGATTCATATTTTGATCATCTTGCAGACGCACCAAGTTCTGTATCTCCACTAGATCTTTCTGAGATACAACTTAATTTTGATCTTGAAGAGCGAGAAATGCGAATGTTTTCAGAGGAAGAAAGTGGTGGTGTAGCGTCAGTAGAAGCATCGCCACGGCGTCAAAGAAACGACGGCTCGTTATGTATTGCTGTAAGTGGTGGTAGTAAAAGAAAAAGATCACGTCTTGAAGAACGTCTTCACTGTGAAGTAGAATTAAGATTTATTGACAGTCAAAGTCCAGATCAAATAATGGTGTCTGCAGATATCCATGGAATTGAGACACCATCACCACTGACAACGCCAGGTTACCTGCCATTATTATCAGAAGCTTCTACACCAATAAGTCCATCTACTTTACAGGCAACACCGATCTCTTTGACACCTAAGACAGGAAATAGCCCTCGGATAAGTTTCCGTAGCTTTACTTTACCCCTCGACTTAGATGATCAATCCTGTCATACTCAAATATCAAAAGAAGATCTGTCTTCCGAAAAACTGTCTTTAGATCCTCCTAGTCAAcgtttatcaattaatttagacGATCATAATAGTGTAAAGTCTTATGAGAGAATAAAGACTTGTGAAAGTCATGAATCATCaccaaaaataaatgatattaaaaaatcgtcCGATAATTTAATAGCGACACTATCGGATCAAGAAATGACATCATGTGACGTACTCAATCTTACGTGTgccactgaaaaaaatttattttctgatGATTCTGCTATGAGCTtccaagaagaaaaatttaactgtagtAGTCAGAACTGCTGTGATCTAATGAATCAAAGTCCTCCGGATAATATGATAAATTTGGAAAATGTTGATATTGACAGTTGCTTAATAATTGATCAGAATGAACCTGTAGACATGCCGTCTTCCAGCGTTACAGATCTTGATTCACCAATGTCCTGTGAGCAAACTATTGAAGACTTACCAGATTCAGGATTTGTTATTTGCGATAATTCTGATAAAGTTTTTACAAATGTAGATACACAAACATTAACGAATAATAAAAGCAGTTCTGAGGAATGGGTTATGGttgaaaaaacaaatgaatctGTCAATCGGTTAACAAGTGTAGAAAGTAGTTCTAAAGATCAACTTGAAGGGACTGTTGATTCTGGtatcgaaaaaaattcaccACAACAAAGTTGTGTTTCTGACAATATTTCAAGAACTTCTCTCGATCTCACAATGGGTTTAACTGGAGATACCAGCACATCTTGTATTGCAACGACTGATCCGATAGATAGCTCTATTTTGCAACAAGAATCTACTGAAATATCTTTAGACATgagtgaaaataaaagtaataatggTAGCGATCTTCGTAATGGAAATAATCGCTGTTGTTCAGAAAGTGCAATTAATTTAGTCTCACATCATGATTCTGAAAAAATGGAACATGGACATGAGTGTTGTAGTTACAATTTACGTTTAGATAATGAAAATGTTTATCGatgtaatttaaatgaatCGAGTCAAGTAATGCTTGGAAAATCGAGTATagaaaataatcatttaaattatgaatcaATAAATTCCAATAAAGACGTCCAGTGTATCCGCACCAGTAATTATTTGTCGAATATTGAAAGAAGCAATATTACTGAGGATAAGAGTTGTTTCAATCGATGTCAGGATATTAGACATAGTTTCAGTCACAGTTCTAGAAAATCACAACCTACTAGCCATCATATGTATTTATCACAGAGAAATTCAAATACTCAAATACGTGATAATGAAGAGGTGGTTATTCAGTCTGAGAATGCAGCTGAAGCTCATGAAATAGCTCATGATCCAGAAGGTGCATCAGAAACTACATCACTGGATTCTTCATACACTTTTTCAAATGCATCTTCGCCCATTGATGATTCTGTTGTTTTACGAGATACAGCAGCAATTTTACAAGAACTTGCATTACAAAGATTATCTGGAGGAGTTGGAAGTGAAACGCCATTACATtcaccaaaaaatttagagtctgaTGGTATCCGAGAACGACGTAGTTTTGAAATAGGAATAAAGCGTGAAAATGTTACTGATAAAAAGACCAAGGTAGAAGACGATTGTTTGCGTGGTAAATCTGAAGAACAATCGAATAATGGAACGCAACATTTACCGCCATGCTTACGTGCTCGTCAGGCCAGAGCAACTAGAGCTGCTTTAAGTCGATCATTGGatgaagataaatttaatcgTATGACTAGTGAGTCCGTAAGAATGCCTCAAAAGCAATTGTCTGATGATTCTCAGCATAATTCTACACCAAATGTTGGTGGACACCTATTATCTTCTTCTCAAAGTACAGAGAAActtcagtcaagaaatttgggAATCGATCTGGGTGATCCTCGTTGTCGGgaaagaattgaaaaatataaagaagAAAGACGAATGTTTCTTAGAGATAAATATAGAAGTGAAAGTTTTAGAGGTTCGACATCAAGAAATGAGGATGATGGTGAATTACTAGCGCGATTAAAACAACGTGCTACGAGACCTCCtcattga
- the LOC123260345 gene encoding rho GTPase-activating protein 32 isoform X4, whose translation MFPCISLGCNRSEDFDTPVSSGSNMGSVARFPKLDECAHFHYEHVELTDLEVSVTEVPNDSSFAVRVTSGDACWTLQRSYENFIMFDRQLHRCIYDRKFSSLAKLPEVEPDNTQDLLAAYLKHFSNLNHDGLNCGPVLNWLQLDNRGRRILVPESDSCPINTPAVAAAYAVRPYTAQAQDEISFQVGDMISVIDMPPPGESNWWRGKKGFAVGFFPADCVAVIGDKVPRHLTVSNIVRSKLPVKPVLRKHGKLIAFFRSFILNRPSRRRLKQSGILKERVFGCDLGEHLLNSGQDVPAVLKCCAEFIETHGLVDGIYRLSGVTSNIQRLRHAFDEDRVPALHSDESILQDIHSVASLLKMYFRELPNPLCTYQLYSTFVTAVQANTDAERLRRMRDAVRKLPPPHYRTLEYLMRHLVRVAARGADTGMTPRNVAIVWAPNLLRCKELEVGGVAALQGVGVQAVVTEFLVCYAELIFGDGPVGRPKSLAITTPARLLSLEEARNRSLRNDSEYIEVGAGPAGLPAHYHTVIELPRKRNGSKRSPSLNWRAIFGRGGFGARGKTRQVGTPPQIEALSSSLNAMRRLRPVKSADSLDGEDNLGPLMGPPPNRPCGHSRSVSHDSYFDHLADAPSSVSPLDLSEIQLNFDLEEREMRMFSEEESGGVASVEASPRRQRNDGSLCIAVSGGSKRKRSRLEERLHCEVELRFIDSQSPDQIMVSADIHGIETPSPLTTPGYLPLLSEASTPISPSTLQATPISLTPKTGNSPRISFRSFTLPLDLDDQSCHTQISKEDLSSEKLSLDPPSQRLSINLDDHNSVKSYERIKTCESHESSPKINDIKKSSDNLIATLSDQEMTSCDVLNLTCATEKNLFSDDSAMSFQEEKFNCSSQNCCDLMNQSPPDNMINLENVDIDSCLIIDQNEPVDMPSSSVTDLDSPMSCEQTIEDLPDSGFVICDNSDKVFTNVDTQTLTNNKSSSEEWVMVEKTNESVNRLTSVESSSKDQLEGTVDSGIEKNSPQQSCVSDNISRTSLDLTMGLTGDTSTSCIATTDPIDSSILQQESTEISLDMSENKSNNGSDLRNGNNRCCSESAINLVSHHDSEKMEHGHECCSYNLRLDNENVYRCNLNESSQVMLGKSSIENNHLNYESINSNKDVQCIRTSNYLSNIERSNITEDKSCFNRCQDIRHSFSHSSRKSQPTSHHMYLSQRNSNTQIRDNEEVVIQSENAAEAHEIAHDPEGASETTSLDSSYTFSNASSPIDDSVVLRDTAAILQELALQRLSGGVGSETPLHSPKNLESDGIRERRSFEIGIKRENVTDKKTKVEDDCLRGKSEEQSNNGTQHLPPCLRARQARATRAALSRSLDEDKFNRMTSESVRMPQKQLSDDSQHNSTPNVGGHLLSSSQSTEKLQSRNLGIDLGDPRCRERIEKYKEERRMFLRDKYRSESFRGSTSRNEDDGELLARLKQRATRPPH comes from the exons ATGTTTCCGTGTATA agTTTGGGATGCAATCGATCAGAAGATTTTGATACACCAGTTAGCTCAGGTAGCAACATGGGAAGTGTGGCGAGGTTTCCAAAACTTGATGAGTGTGCTCATTTTCATTACGAGCATGTAGAACTTACTGATCTTGAg gtTTCAGTTACTGAAGTGCCAAACGATTCAAGTTTTGCAGTACGCGTTACTTCAGGTGACGCTTGTTGGACACTTCAACGTTCGtacgaaaattttattatgtttgaTAGGCAACTACATCGTTGTATTTATGACCGCAAGTTCTCATCGCTTGCTAAACTACCAGAAGTTGAACCAGACAATACTCAAGATTTGTTGGCAGCTTATCTCAAGcacttttcaaatttgaatcACGATGGATTAAATTGTGGACCCGTACTCAACTGGCTACAGTTGGATAATCGTGGTAGAAGAATTCTAGTTCCTGAATCAGACTCGTGTCCAATTAATACACCAGCTGTAGCAGCTGCTTATGCGGTTAGGCCGTATACTGCTCAAGCACAGGATGAAATATCTTTTCAG GTTGGAGATATGATATCAGTTATTGACATGCCACCACCAGGAGAGAGTAATTGGTGGCGTGGCAAAAAAGGTTTTGCCGTTGGTTTTTTTCCTGCTGATTGCGTCGCGGTGATTGGTGACAAAGTACCTCGTCACTTGACCGTGTCTAATATTGTACGTTCAAAGTTACCCGTTAAACCCGTTCTCAGAAAACATGGAAAGCTTATTGCTTTTTTTAGGTCTTTTATTCTTAATAGACCTTCTAGGAGACGATTAAAACAATCTGGAATTCTTAAAGAACGAGTTTTTGGATGTGATTTGGGAGAACATCTTCTTAATTCTGGTCAAGATG TACCAGCTGTGTTGAAGTGTTGTGCAGAGTTCATTGAAACACATGGATTGGTAGACGGTATTTATCGCTTAAGTGGTGTAACATCAAATATTCAACGGCTACGTCATGCATTTGATGAAGATCGCGTTCCTGCTTTGCATTCAGATGAGAGTATACTTCAAGATATTCATTCGGTAGCATCACTCTTGAAAATGTACTTTAGAGAGTTACCTAATCCATTATGTACCTATCAGCTTTACTCTACTTTTGTCACTGCCGTTCAAGCTAATACAGATGCGGAAAGATTAAGAAGAATGAGAGATGCCGTTAGAAAACTACCTCCTCCACACTACAG aacATTGGAGTATTTAATGCGACATTTAGTAAGAGTCGCAGCACGTGGGGCTGATACAGGTATGACACCACGAAATGTTGCAATCGTTTGGGCTCCTAATCTATTGCGATGCAAGGAACTTGAAGTTGGTGGTGTAGCAGCACTACAAGGTGTCGGTGTTCAAGCTGTAGTTACAGAATTTCTTGTTTGTTATGCGGAATTAATATTCGGTGATGGCCCAGTTGGTCGACCTAAATCATTGGCAATTACCACTCCTGCTCGATTATTGAGCCTTGAAGAAGCGAGAAACCGTTCTTTGCGAAATGATTCGGAGTACATTGAAGTAGGTGCCGGACCAGCTGGCTTACCTGCACACTATCACACAGTGATTGAGCTACCAAGAAAACGGAATGGTTCAAAACGTTCACCTTCATTAAACTGGCGTGCAATTTTTGGACGTGGTGGTTTTGGAGCGCGTGGTAAAACAAGACAAGTAGGAACTCCACCACAAATAGAAGCTTTATCAAGTTCTCTTAATGCTATGCGACGATTAAGACCGGTTAAAAGTGCTGACAGTCTTGATGGAGAAGATAATCTCGGTCCTTTGATGGGCCCACCACCCAACAGACCATGTGGTCACAGTCGATCAGTTTCACATGATTCATATTTTGATCATCTTGCAGACGCACCAAGTTCTGTATCTCCACTAGATCTTTCTGAGATACAACTTAATTTTGATCTTGAAGAGCGAGAAATGCGAATGTTTTCAGAGGAAGAAAGTGGTGGTGTAGCGTCAGTAGAAGCATCGCCACGGCGTCAAAGAAACGACGGCTCGTTATGTATTGCTGTAAGTGGTGGTAGTAAAAGAAAAAGATCACGTCTTGAAGAACGTCTTCACTGTGAAGTAGAATTAAGATTTATTGACAGTCAAAGTCCAGATCAAATAATGGTGTCTGCAGATATCCATGGAATTGAGACACCATCACCACTGACAACGCCAGGTTACCTGCCATTATTATCAGAAGCTTCTACACCAATAAGTCCATCTACTTTACAGGCAACACCGATCTCTTTGACACCTAAGACAGGAAATAGCCCTCGGATAAGTTTCCGTAGCTTTACTTTACCCCTCGACTTAGATGATCAATCCTGTCATACTCAAATATCAAAAGAAGATCTGTCTTCCGAAAAACTGTCTTTAGATCCTCCTAGTCAAcgtttatcaattaatttagacGATCATAATAGTGTAAAGTCTTATGAGAGAATAAAGACTTGTGAAAGTCATGAATCATCaccaaaaataaatgatattaaaaaatcgtcCGATAATTTAATAGCGACACTATCGGATCAAGAAATGACATCATGTGACGTACTCAATCTTACGTGTgccactgaaaaaaatttattttctgatGATTCTGCTATGAGCTtccaagaagaaaaatttaactgtagtAGTCAGAACTGCTGTGATCTAATGAATCAAAGTCCTCCGGATAATATGATAAATTTGGAAAATGTTGATATTGACAGTTGCTTAATAATTGATCAGAATGAACCTGTAGACATGCCGTCTTCCAGCGTTACAGATCTTGATTCACCAATGTCCTGTGAGCAAACTATTGAAGACTTACCAGATTCAGGATTTGTTATTTGCGATAATTCTGATAAAGTTTTTACAAATGTAGATACACAAACATTAACGAATAATAAAAGCAGTTCTGAGGAATGGGTTATGGttgaaaaaacaaatgaatctGTCAATCGGTTAACAAGTGTAGAAAGTAGTTCTAAAGATCAACTTGAAGGGACTGTTGATTCTGGtatcgaaaaaaattcaccACAACAAAGTTGTGTTTCTGACAATATTTCAAGAACTTCTCTCGATCTCACAATGGGTTTAACTGGAGATACCAGCACATCTTGTATTGCAACGACTGATCCGATAGATAGCTCTATTTTGCAACAAGAATCTACTGAAATATCTTTAGACATgagtgaaaataaaagtaataatggTAGCGATCTTCGTAATGGAAATAATCGCTGTTGTTCAGAAAGTGCAATTAATTTAGTCTCACATCATGATTCTGAAAAAATGGAACATGGACATGAGTGTTGTAGTTACAATTTACGTTTAGATAATGAAAATGTTTATCGatgtaatttaaatgaatCGAGTCAAGTAATGCTTGGAAAATCGAGTATagaaaataatcatttaaattatgaatcaATAAATTCCAATAAAGACGTCCAGTGTATCCGCACCAGTAATTATTTGTCGAATATTGAAAGAAGCAATATTACTGAGGATAAGAGTTGTTTCAATCGATGTCAGGATATTAGACATAGTTTCAGTCACAGTTCTAGAAAATCACAACCTACTAGCCATCATATGTATTTATCACAGAGAAATTCAAATACTCAAATACGTGATAATGAAGAGGTGGTTATTCAGTCTGAGAATGCAGCTGAAGCTCATGAAATAGCTCATGATCCAGAAGGTGCATCAGAAACTACATCACTGGATTCTTCATACACTTTTTCAAATGCATCTTCGCCCATTGATGATTCTGTTGTTTTACGAGATACAGCAGCAATTTTACAAGAACTTGCATTACAAAGATTATCTGGAGGAGTTGGAAGTGAAACGCCATTACATtcaccaaaaaatttagagtctgaTGGTATCCGAGAACGACGTAGTTTTGAAATAGGAATAAAGCGTGAAAATGTTACTGATAAAAAGACCAAGGTAGAAGACGATTGTTTGCGTGGTAAATCTGAAGAACAATCGAATAATGGAACGCAACATTTACCGCCATGCTTACGTGCTCGTCAGGCCAGAGCAACTAGAGCTGCTTTAAGTCGATCATTGGatgaagataaatttaatcgTATGACTAGTGAGTCCGTAAGAATGCCTCAAAAGCAATTGTCTGATGATTCTCAGCATAATTCTACACCAAATGTTGGTGGACACCTATTATCTTCTTCTCAAAGTACAGAGAAActtcagtcaagaaatttgggAATCGATCTGGGTGATCCTCGTTGTCGGgaaagaattgaaaaatataaagaagAAAGACGAATGTTTCTTAGAGATAAATATAGAAGTGAAAGTTTTAGAGGTTCGACATCAAGAAATGAGGATGATGGTGAATTACTAGCGCGATTAAAACAACGTGCTACGAGACCTCCtcattga